In one Zymobacter palmae genomic region, the following are encoded:
- a CDS encoding DUF883 family protein has translation MSRQQDDFQDKTADLSYDELKERLNELSSTVEEFVSNSSEDADEKVSALRERAQHLVANTKDYLANAGEQLRDKGRDSVACADEFVHKNPWTSIGIGAAVGLVIGVIAGRR, from the coding sequence ATGTCTCGTCAACAGGATGACTTTCAAGACAAAACGGCAGATCTGAGCTACGACGAACTGAAGGAACGGCTGAACGAACTGTCCAGCACCGTCGAAGAATTCGTCAGCAACAGCAGCGAAGATGCCGACGAAAAAGTCAGCGCACTGCGCGAACGTGCCCAGCACCTTGTCGCCAATACCAAGGACTACTTGGCCAACGCAGGCGAACAGCTGCGTGACAAAGGACGCGACTCCGTTGCCTGTGCAGACGAATTCGTCCACAAGAACCCATGGACCAGCATCGGTATCGGCGCAGCGGTAGGTCTGGTTATTGGTGTGATTGCAGGACGACGCTGA